One genomic region from Candidatus Bathyarchaeota archaeon encodes:
- a CDS encoding winged helix-turn-helix transcriptional regulator, protein MLNQAKAWKNTNFIPKDRSQAQDSVSEIVFETIRKLESLGFIITPISIPGPDIDAKILYVIWQNEGKLTSKDLAERLGFKSKRPVIERLKRLAKNELIVYKWACSLQNPRWNLGRNQRLTLTKEGRLIANNTDKLGGNWLNLLEKIGFNELRKKYGF, encoded by the coding sequence TTGTTAAATCAAGCAAAAGCTTGGAAAAATACAAATTTTATTCCCAAAGATCGATCTCAAGCTCAAGATTCGGTTTCAGAAATCGTGTTCGAAACTATCCGTAAACTTGAATCTTTAGGTTTCATAATCACTCCTATTTCTATCCCGGGTCCTGATATTGATGCAAAAATCCTGTATGTGATTTGGCAGAATGAGGGGAAGCTTACATCCAAGGATTTAGCTGAGCGATTGGGTTTCAAAAGTAAAAGGCCTGTGATTGAGCGGCTGAAGCGGCTAGCGAAAAACGAATTGATTGTCTACAAATGGGCATGTTCTTTACAAAATCCACGATGGAATCTCGGAAGGAATCAAAGGTTAACTCTAACTAAAGAGGGTAGGCTCATAGCTAATAACACTGATAAATTAGGTGGAAACTGGTTAAACTTGTTAGAGAAGATTGGCTTCAACGAGTTAAGAAAGAAGTATGGTTTTTAA
- a CDS encoding DNA-directed RNA polymerase, whose product MFKLISCEDTIRIPPEKFGESLEKVAQEQIKKKYEGIASEDLGYVIAVTEISVDSTGKIIPGDGATYHRAKFTLLTFFPEIQEIVEGEVIEIEDFGAFVRVGPIDALLHVSQIIDDFISYDEKQAVLIGKETGRTLKEGDKVRARITAVSLAKGGASGKIGITCRQPFLGKLEWISEDVKKAKMAALPTKRAETK is encoded by the coding sequence ATGTTTAAACTAATCAGTTGTGAGGATACTATTCGAATCCCGCCAGAAAAATTCGGCGAGTCTTTAGAAAAGGTCGCACAGGAACAGATAAAGAAAAAATATGAAGGAATCGCCAGCGAGGATTTAGGCTATGTTATCGCGGTAACTGAGATATCTGTTGATTCTACTGGAAAAATTATCCCAGGCGACGGCGCGACTTATCATCGAGCCAAATTTACCCTACTAACATTCTTTCCGGAAATTCAAGAAATTGTAGAGGGAGAAGTTATCGAAATTGAAGATTTTGGCGCCTTTGTCCGCGTCGGACCAATAGATGCCCTCCTCCATGTTTCACAAATCATCGATGATTTCATTTCCTATGACGAAAAGCAAGCAGTACTCATAGGCAAGGAAACTGGGCGGACATTAAAAGAAGGGGATAAAGTTAGAGCCAGGATAACTGCTGTAAGCCTAGCTAAGGGTGGGGCTAGCGGAAAAATTGGAATAACATGTCGCCAACCATTTCTGGGAAAACTTGAGTGGATAAGCGAAGATGTAAAGAAAGCGAAGATGGCGGCATTACCTACAAAGAGGGCTGAAACCAAATGA
- a CDS encoding DNA-directed RNA polymerase, subunit E'', with amino-acid sequence MSEKACRNCHTLTVGSICPNCKTATLSDDWTGIAIILDSEESQIAKKLNLKKPGRYALKVR; translated from the coding sequence ATGAGCGAAAAGGCTTGTCGTAATTGCCACACACTCACCGTTGGAAGCATCTGCCCAAACTGTAAAACTGCCACCCTTTCAGATGATTGGACGGGAATCGCCATCATCCTCGATTCTGAAGAATCTCAAATTGCTAAAAAATTAAATTTGAAGAAGCCGGGACGCTACGCATTGAAGGTCAGATAA
- the kae1 gene encoding N(6)-L-threonylcarbamoyladenine synthase Kae1 has product MVCLGIESSAHTLGVSISSSDKGILSDVKAVYKPPLGKGIHPREAAQHHCDAIARVIERAFHESGIKWSEIDIVAYCKGPGLGPCLRVGATAARALACYLKVPLVPVHHAVGHIEIATLTTGSKDPLVVLVSGGHTCIAAFADRRWRIFGETEDITLGNLLDMFAREAGLPAPGGSALEECARAGRNYIPLPYTQKGNDVSYSGLLTAVIKKLKEGKYSVEDLSYSLQEVAFAALAEATERALAHTEKSEVLLAGGVAANKRLQEMIKHISDEHNARFCVVPERFSGDCGAQIAWTGILAFKCGVKTSLKRSFVQSRWRLDKVPIPWRNGE; this is encoded by the coding sequence ATTGTTTGCTTAGGTATTGAATCTTCGGCGCATACACTAGGCGTTTCGATTTCGTCTTCTGATAAAGGAATCTTATCCGATGTGAAGGCTGTCTACAAGCCACCCCTTGGGAAAGGGATTCATCCTCGTGAAGCTGCTCAGCATCACTGTGATGCCATTGCAAGGGTTATTGAGCGAGCGTTTCATGAATCCGGGATAAAATGGAGTGAGATAGATATCGTTGCCTATTGTAAAGGACCGGGGTTAGGTCCTTGTCTAAGGGTTGGTGCGACAGCAGCTAGGGCATTAGCTTGCTACTTAAAGGTTCCACTGGTTCCAGTTCATCACGCTGTCGGACACATTGAAATAGCAACACTCACTACTGGAAGCAAGGATCCACTAGTAGTTCTAGTTTCTGGCGGTCATACTTGTATTGCGGCTTTTGCTGATAGGCGATGGCGCATATTTGGTGAAACTGAAGATATAACTCTTGGAAATCTGCTTGATATGTTTGCACGTGAAGCCGGATTGCCAGCGCCTGGCGGCTCGGCTCTCGAAGAATGTGCAAGGGCTGGAAGAAACTATATTCCGCTACCCTATACTCAGAAGGGAAATGATGTTTCCTACTCAGGTCTACTTACGGCTGTAATTAAAAAACTGAAAGAGGGTAAGTATTCGGTTGAGGATCTTAGCTATTCGCTTCAAGAGGTTGCGTTTGCCGCATTGGCTGAAGCCACTGAGCGTGCATTGGCTCATACTGAGAAATCAGAAGTGCTTTTAGCTGGTGGTGTGGCAGCAAATAAGCGGTTGCAAGAAATGATTAAGCATATTTCAGATGAGCATAATGCGCGTTTTTGCGTTGTCCCAGAACGTTTCAGTGGAGACTGCGGTGCTCAGATTGCTTGGACTGGAATTCTAGCTTTTAAGTGTGGCGTGAAAACTTCTTTAAAACGGAGCTTTGTTCAATCTCGTTGGCGTCTCGATAAGGTTCCTATACCATGGCGGAATGGCGAATAA
- a CDS encoding translation initiation factor IF-2 subunit gamma has product MDETFLINDTLIKGSTLREAVEKTGKLILFDGEGRLFFLPSLKVQSLNDQLELVTADAFVYIQQYNGSLLRIKTECGRRITVTPSHPLLVNRNGKFTWIKANRLETTDRIAVVSDALNKAPQEHCQLDALARGDIAFDLISSIKWVNYNNYVIDLFVPNHQNFIAGSGGVVCHNTTLVQALTGVWAARHSEELRRGITIKIGYADTVFYRCPNCPPPKCYTTKEICPYCNSPTEILRAVSFVDCPGHEILMTTMLAGAAVMDGAILVIAANEPVPQPQTREHLAALEIIGVKNIVIVQSKIDVVSREQALENYHQILKFIKGTPAEGAPIIPTSAQHGINLDVLIQALEEHIPTPPRDLKKPPRMYVVRSFDVNKPGTSVEKIVGGIIGGTILQGVFKVEDEIEISPGLKIEKPAKGAYQPLQTRITSLHAGGRSVPEAKCGGLVGVGTYLDPALTKADGLVGNVVGKPGTLPPVLNEVTMKIDLFKHAIGTPELIEVEPPKLNEPLVMNVGTAVTVGTVIFTKADLIEAALKRPICVDIGSRVAISRRIADRWRLIGYGIIQ; this is encoded by the coding sequence ATAGATGAAACATTTTTAATTAATGACACGTTAATTAAGGGATCAACTCTAAGGGAAGCGGTTGAGAAAACTGGAAAGCTAATTTTATTTGATGGTGAGGGACGACTTTTTTTCCTTCCAAGTTTGAAGGTACAGAGTTTAAACGACCAGTTGGAGCTCGTAACAGCTGACGCATTTGTTTATATTCAACAGTACAATGGTTCATTGTTAAGAATAAAGACAGAATGTGGCAGAAGGATTACAGTTACCCCATCTCATCCATTACTTGTCAATCGGAACGGTAAATTTACATGGATTAAAGCCAATAGATTGGAAACTACTGACAGAATAGCAGTGGTTTCTGATGCATTAAACAAAGCGCCACAAGAACATTGCCAACTAGACGCTCTAGCACGAGGTGATATTGCCTTCGATCTAATATCTTCTATAAAATGGGTTAACTATAATAATTATGTCATCGACCTTTTTGTCCCTAATCATCAAAACTTTATCGCTGGCTCAGGCGGCGTTGTATGCCATAATACCACATTAGTGCAAGCGCTAACCGGGGTTTGGGCCGCTAGACACTCTGAGGAATTACGCCGAGGAATTACAATCAAAATTGGATACGCGGATACAGTTTTCTATCGGTGCCCAAATTGTCCCCCGCCGAAGTGCTACACTACAAAAGAAATTTGTCCTTATTGTAATTCCCCAACAGAAATCCTCCGTGCAGTAAGCTTTGTTGATTGCCCAGGTCACGAGATACTTATGACGACTATGCTTGCCGGAGCTGCAGTGATGGATGGTGCAATCTTAGTTATCGCGGCTAACGAACCTGTTCCACAACCGCAAACCCGAGAACATTTAGCTGCCCTTGAAATAATCGGAGTAAAGAACATAGTCATCGTTCAAAGCAAAATCGATGTCGTCAGCCGAGAGCAAGCCTTAGAAAATTACCATCAAATCCTTAAATTCATCAAAGGAACTCCAGCTGAAGGGGCACCTATAATACCGACTAGCGCCCAACACGGTATAAATCTAGACGTTTTAATACAAGCCTTGGAAGAACATATTCCAACACCACCACGCGATCTGAAGAAACCTCCACGAATGTATGTGGTGCGATCATTCGACGTGAATAAGCCTGGAACTTCAGTAGAAAAAATAGTTGGAGGCATCATCGGTGGCACGATTCTTCAAGGAGTTTTTAAAGTAGAAGATGAAATTGAAATTTCCCCAGGCTTAAAAATCGAAAAACCAGCTAAGGGCGCTTATCAACCACTTCAAACTAGAATTACCAGCCTTCATGCCGGGGGAAGATCGGTTCCAGAAGCTAAATGCGGTGGCTTAGTTGGAGTAGGAACTTATCTAGATCCCGCTCTCACAAAGGCAGACGGCTTAGTGGGAAACGTTGTCGGCAAGCCAGGCACATTACCGCCAGTTTTGAATGAAGTAACAATGAAGATAGACCTGTTTAAACACGCCATCGGGACACCCGAATTAATTGAAGTTGAACCACCAAAGCTGAATGAACCACTTGTTATGAATGTTGGAACGGCGGTAACCGTGGGAACGGTTATATTCACTAAAGCTGACCTCATTGAAGCCGCGCTGAAACGTCCAATCTGTGTAGACATCGGTTCGAGAGTTGCGATCAGCCGTAGAATTGCTGACCGGTGGCGATTAATTGGCTATGGAATAATACAATAA
- a CDS encoding HEPN domain-containing protein, whose amino-acid sequence MKRRLINFENDEIPLVVIPQFEEKVKRSQAHYKKALENVTSIRALYNQQLFDQAIDNAYHAIFQAMQALITLAGYQVISKHHNDVWTIFKSMFVDQALGDQDLATFFNQNGMISEEFYEEARFIREIRDYIRYEPEANANSAITEEIICRSTQIYEKLLKYRNELEHFLSSKIATNLRS is encoded by the coding sequence ATGAAGCGGCGTCTAATCAATTTTGAAAATGATGAAATTCCATTAGTTGTAATACCACAATTCGAAGAAAAGGTGAAGAGATCGCAAGCCCATTACAAGAAAGCCTTAGAGAATGTAACGTCTATCAGAGCTCTCTATAACCAACAACTATTTGACCAAGCAATTGATAACGCCTATCACGCAATTTTTCAGGCGATGCAAGCACTAATAACCCTTGCTGGATACCAAGTAATTTCAAAGCATCATAATGATGTCTGGACAATTTTCAAATCAATGTTTGTGGATCAAGCCCTAGGAGATCAGGATTTAGCTACCTTTTTCAATCAAAATGGTATGATATCCGAGGAGTTTTATGAAGAGGCACGTTTCATTCGGGAGATAAGAGATTACATACGTTATGAGCCAGAAGCAAACGCTAACTCCGCAATTACCGAAGAGATAATTTGCCGTTCTACTCAGATCTATGAAAAGTTGCTTAAGTACCGTAATGAATTGGAACACTTTCTATCCTCAAAAATCGCAACCAATTTACGAAGTTGA
- a CDS encoding 30S ribosomal protein S6e: MPKFKLVISDPETGKSQSIELEGVKAQPLLGRRIGEVIDGSIAGLTGCKLQITGGSDKDGFPMRPNVHGGVRAAIVLSKGVGYHPQRKGERKRRLVRGDTITEEIVQINLLIKERVKQVQEAEVAEKPK, translated from the coding sequence GTGCCCAAATTTAAGCTAGTGATCTCTGATCCAGAAACTGGGAAATCCCAAAGCATCGAGCTAGAGGGGGTAAAGGCTCAACCTCTCCTCGGAAGGCGTATCGGCGAAGTTATTGATGGGTCAATTGCGGGTTTAACAGGATGTAAACTTCAGATTACCGGCGGATCAGATAAGGATGGATTCCCCATGCGCCCAAACGTTCACGGAGGTGTTAGAGCTGCTATAGTCTTAAGCAAGGGCGTCGGCTATCATCCGCAACGAAAAGGGGAAAGAAAGCGTCGGCTAGTCAGAGGTGATACAATAACCGAGGAGATAGTTCAAATTAATTTATTAATTAAAGAAAGAGTCAAGCAAGTGCAAGAGGCTGAAGTGGCAGAAAAACCGAAGTAA
- a CDS encoding 30S ribosomal protein S27ae, protein MSEGIEKQKEKKREGVWSYYEVREGKLSRKLKACPRCGCFMARHPNRLACGKCGYTEFTKKSK, encoded by the coding sequence ATGAGCGAAGGAATTGAGAAACAGAAGGAAAAGAAAAGAGAGGGAGTTTGGAGCTACTACGAAGTTAGAGAGGGGAAGTTAAGTAGAAAATTGAAAGCTTGCCCCCGTTGTGGGTGCTTCATGGCAAGGCACCCTAATCGCCTGGCATGCGGAAAATGTGGCTACACCGAATTCACGAAGAAGTCTAAATAA
- a CDS encoding 30S processome protein Utp24, translating into MPVRVILDANFLMIPAQFQIDIFQQLTNLFNKRVEMIVLASTRNELQKIALGSHPKKKKQAELALKFVDGKCHLSKIKPKIGETADDLILRVAKKWRCPVATNDRNLRKKLRNISVPVIYLREKSHLALNGWVE; encoded by the coding sequence ATGCCAGTCCGCGTAATTCTAGATGCGAACTTTTTAATGATTCCCGCACAATTCCAAATAGATATTTTTCAGCAGTTAACCAACTTATTTAACAAAAGAGTTGAAATGATCGTACTTGCTTCAACACGTAATGAACTACAGAAAATCGCCTTAGGTAGCCATCCAAAGAAGAAAAAACAAGCAGAATTAGCCCTAAAATTTGTTGATGGGAAATGCCATCTTTCCAAGATTAAACCAAAGATAGGGGAAACCGCAGATGATTTAATCCTTCGAGTAGCAAAAAAATGGCGTTGTCCGGTTGCAACAAATGATCGCAATTTACGAAAAAAGTTAAGGAATATAAGCGTGCCCGTCATCTATCTCAGAGAAAAATCCCATCTTGCACTTAATGGCTGGGTCGAATAA
- the tsaA gene encoding tRNA (N6-threonylcarbamoyladenosine(37)-N6)-methyltransferase TrmO, whose protein sequence is MVKLSFIGYVKNGVLKQPKVGWDKVVSEIIIEKRLMEALDGIEGFSHIHVLYWADRLPRRKRPLKIHPKHREDMPLLGVFATRSAYRPNPIGLTTVKLLKREGRVLRVKGLDAFDGTPVIDIKPYIIHSDAILNAKNPKWSQKLLQK, encoded by the coding sequence GTGGTCAAACTCAGTTTTATTGGCTATGTAAAAAATGGTGTTTTAAAGCAACCTAAAGTTGGGTGGGATAAAGTTGTTTCGGAAATAATTATTGAGAAAAGACTTATGGAAGCTCTTGATGGGATTGAAGGTTTCTCGCATATTCATGTTCTTTATTGGGCTGACCGTTTGCCTCGCAGGAAACGACCATTAAAGATACATCCAAAGCATCGTGAAGATATGCCCCTTCTCGGCGTATTTGCAACTCGCTCCGCATATCGTCCCAACCCGATTGGTCTCACGACCGTCAAACTGTTAAAGAGAGAAGGTCGGGTCCTTCGAGTTAAAGGTCTCGATGCATTTGACGGCACCCCAGTTATAGACATAAAGCCGTATATTATTCATTCAGATGCGATATTAAATGCGAAAAATCCGAAATGGTCTCAAAAACTGCTTCAGAAATAA
- a CDS encoding Kae1-associated serine/threonine protein kinase produces the protein MVLIKKGAEANLYLEEWHGIKVIVKQRLQKMYRHPVLDMEIRRFRTAHEAELLHYAKVGGVPTPTIYLIDMMNTTIIMQYIIGEQVKRVLDKLDSRSRVRLSVEIGKLVGRLHQRGIIHGDLTTSNIILTPSGKIYFIDFGLGEYSTEVEARGVDLHLMRRALQSTHYRLARECFPAILNGYSMILGENTAEEVWKRVREIEKRGRYVTER, from the coding sequence ATGGTTCTGATCAAGAAAGGTGCGGAAGCCAATCTCTACCTAGAGGAATGGCATGGTATTAAGGTAATTGTAAAGCAGAGACTGCAAAAAATGTATCGGCACCCAGTTTTAGATATGGAGATCCGTCGTTTTCGCACAGCGCATGAGGCTGAACTGCTTCACTACGCCAAGGTTGGAGGTGTTCCGACTCCAACAATATATCTCATCGATATGATGAATACAACGATTATTATGCAGTATATCATCGGGGAGCAAGTCAAAAGGGTTCTAGATAAATTAGATTCTCGCAGTAGAGTAAGACTATCAGTAGAGATTGGAAAGCTAGTTGGTCGTTTACATCAACGAGGAATCATCCATGGCGATCTTACAACCTCCAACATAATTCTAACACCTAGTGGAAAAATTTACTTCATCGACTTTGGGTTGGGTGAGTATTCAACTGAAGTAGAGGCACGTGGGGTTGATCTTCACTTAATGCGGCGGGCTCTCCAGAGCACCCATTACAGGTTGGCACGCGAGTGTTTTCCTGCAATTCTTAATGGATACTCTATGATTTTAGGTGAGAATACTGCCGAGGAGGTTTGGAAGCGAGTTCGTGAAATTGAGAAAAGAGGACGATATGTAACTGAGAGATGA
- a CDS encoding DUF47 family protein has protein sequence MADNKLLGWFEKRHKAKTLNLAHKQMTKAIDTVTELEKAVSFFSRGEKAEAEKCIERLFLEEEEIDDLRRSVFEELTRGGLPPKDREDLMHLVKRLDVMADHVKDSARSVQVLMDSKVPKEIWDTNVNIARELVDCTIALRKCIEKLGSDLSEARALSRKVDLIEDRVDKEYVKMKSLLIKYSREVDPASLLILKDLVEFMEHVADTCADTADYVRILACSGERT, from the coding sequence TTGGCTGACAATAAACTACTCGGTTGGTTTGAGAAGCGGCACAAAGCTAAGACCCTAAACCTTGCGCATAAACAAATGACGAAAGCAATTGATACAGTAACCGAGTTAGAAAAAGCGGTTTCCTTCTTTTCTAGGGGAGAGAAAGCGGAGGCGGAAAAATGCATAGAGCGGTTATTCCTTGAGGAGGAAGAGATCGACGATCTTCGAAGGTCTGTGTTTGAGGAATTAACACGGGGTGGTTTACCTCCTAAAGATCGGGAGGATCTCATGCATTTAGTTAAGCGGTTGGATGTAATGGCAGACCATGTCAAGGACTCTGCTAGAAGCGTTCAGGTTTTAATGGATTCGAAAGTTCCAAAGGAGATTTGGGATACCAATGTTAACATCGCTAGAGAATTAGTGGACTGTACGATAGCTTTGCGCAAATGTATTGAAAAACTTGGGAGCGATTTATCTGAGGCAAGAGCTCTCTCGCGTAAGGTTGATTTAATAGAGGATCGCGTTGATAAAGAATACGTGAAAATGAAGTCGTTATTAATCAAATATTCTCGAGAAGTCGATCCTGCCTCGCTTCTTATATTAAAAGATCTAGTAGAGTTTATGGAACACGTTGCAGATACCTGTGCAGATACAGCGGATTATGTAAGAATACTGGCTTGTAGCGGAGAAAGGACTTAA
- a CDS encoding LUD domain-containing protein: MSKLEIEAVYEELRAQTVKAISQEDVIKARARAFEIVRNRRNLLSTPVQIAEIKQKFRTIKKYSIDHLDELIKQTKKNFEALGYRVYLANNAQDAVTYTLNLLKQKPGIVVKSKSNTCKEIGLTEAIENAGILLVETDLGDRIVQLRREEGTHPLAPAIHLKKEEVAEIFSREIGREVPPDLDRIVEVAREGIRESVVKASTGITGANVIAAEGTVILVENEGNVRMVSNLPERHIVIAGINKIVPSIEDGLNIVRAESTHGTGQTIGTYVSLISGPSRTADIEMNTVLGMHGAKEVHVILIDNGRRKAIRLGFDECLYCVNCGNCLNECPVYLFLGPTFGYKYFGGVGIIFTAFHAGLDEAVKNGLHYCTLCGRCVKPCPGEINTPLLMEKLLEKAAAKGYVLPIHRSLATSIKTKGNPFNASKSLRLKSLTNSKRTSVLYYTGCISSLQYRRIAEATAQILRRLGYHFTMLGEEEICCGDPLHLTGLKEDFIKIAEKNVNLFTKMKIKTIITTCPMCYKAFKHDYKKALGKFDFQVLHITEVLAQALNKKEIPFSTISGKVTYHDPCHLGRHCGVYEPPRTILRSIPGLEFVEMRHLSRENAWCCGGPLRLTFPDLADAIGNYILREAKALKVNSVVTACPTCLHSLSVAAPEYNLEIFDITELASKALPN, from the coding sequence ATGTCCAAGCTTGAAATTGAAGCAGTTTATGAGGAGCTTAGAGCGCAGACAGTTAAAGCCATTTCGCAGGAGGATGTAATTAAGGCAAGAGCGCGAGCCTTTGAAATTGTGAGAAATAGAAGGAATTTATTAAGCACACCTGTTCAAATAGCAGAAATAAAACAAAAATTTAGGACGATCAAGAAATACTCAATCGATCACTTGGATGAGCTTATAAAACAAACTAAGAAGAATTTTGAGGCGCTTGGTTATCGCGTTTATCTTGCAAATAATGCGCAAGACGCGGTAACCTATACCCTAAATCTACTTAAACAAAAACCAGGCATCGTAGTAAAGTCGAAGTCTAACACTTGCAAGGAAATTGGATTAACAGAAGCTATAGAAAATGCAGGAATTCTATTAGTTGAAACCGATCTTGGAGACAGAATTGTTCAGTTAAGGAGGGAAGAGGGAACCCATCCGCTGGCTCCGGCAATTCATCTAAAAAAGGAAGAAGTAGCAGAAATCTTCTCACGGGAGATTGGACGAGAAGTACCACCAGATTTGGATCGGATTGTTGAGGTAGCAAGAGAGGGTATTCGAGAAAGCGTGGTAAAAGCATCGACAGGGATAACAGGTGCTAATGTGATAGCCGCGGAGGGGACAGTAATTCTAGTTGAGAATGAAGGGAACGTTCGAATGGTTTCAAACCTGCCAGAAAGACATATCGTGATCGCTGGAATCAATAAAATTGTTCCAAGCATTGAAGATGGGTTAAATATAGTACGCGCAGAATCAACCCATGGAACTGGGCAAACAATTGGGACATATGTTTCCCTAATATCAGGTCCAAGTCGAACTGCGGACATTGAAATGAATACCGTGCTTGGAATGCATGGAGCCAAAGAAGTCCATGTAATCTTAATTGACAATGGACGACGAAAAGCAATTAGATTAGGCTTCGACGAGTGTTTATATTGCGTAAATTGTGGTAACTGTCTCAATGAGTGTCCAGTATACCTTTTCCTAGGTCCAACCTTCGGCTACAAATACTTTGGCGGAGTTGGAATAATTTTCACTGCATTTCACGCTGGGCTAGATGAAGCGGTCAAGAATGGACTTCACTATTGTACCCTCTGCGGACGATGCGTAAAGCCTTGTCCCGGAGAGATTAACACCCCACTTCTCATGGAAAAATTGCTTGAAAAAGCAGCCGCAAAAGGATATGTCCTTCCTATTCATAGATCGCTGGCTACTTCGATTAAAACTAAGGGAAACCCTTTCAACGCAAGTAAATCATTAAGATTAAAATCGCTGACCAATTCCAAAAGAACCAGTGTACTATATTATACCGGTTGCATTTCCTCGCTTCAATATAGAAGAATTGCTGAAGCGACAGCGCAAATCCTGAGGCGATTAGGCTACCACTTTACAATGCTCGGTGAGGAGGAAATTTGCTGCGGTGACCCTCTACACCTTACTGGATTAAAAGAAGACTTCATAAAAATAGCGGAAAAAAATGTGAACTTATTCACGAAAATGAAGATTAAAACAATAATTACAACTTGCCCAATGTGCTATAAAGCATTTAAACATGATTATAAAAAGGCGTTAGGCAAATTCGACTTTCAAGTACTCCACATAACAGAAGTACTTGCTCAAGCCCTCAATAAGAAAGAAATACCGTTTAGTACGATAAGCGGAAAAGTTACGTATCATGATCCATGCCACTTAGGGAGACACTGCGGGGTTTATGAGCCCCCACGTACAATTCTCCGAAGTATCCCTGGATTGGAATTTGTGGAAATGCGTCACTTAAGCCGAGAAAATGCCTGGTGTTGCGGAGGGCCCCTAAGGTTAACATTCCCAGATTTAGCGGATGCCATAGGCAACTATATTCTACGTGAGGCCAAAGCTCTAAAAGTTAATTCCGTTGTAACAGCTTGTCCGACTTGCCTTCATAGTTTATCTGTTGCAGCCCCTGAGTACAACCTGGAAATTTTTGACATCACAGAACTGGCTTCGAAGGCGTTGCCAAACTAA
- a CDS encoding helix-turn-helix domain-containing protein produces MSAANAEEIAERVVERLKKEPLTLIVGEAPLIRSKQLCDELNLIASRIPELKALIILSRFEGGINISKIASECGIGRATFYRKFISGKPGKPPEFRGLVDVVDKKVMLSPKLATFKEFIRRFSKANNSELRR; encoded by the coding sequence TTGTCAGCTGCTAATGCGGAAGAGATTGCGGAGCGCGTAGTGGAACGCTTGAAAAAGGAACCGCTAACATTGATTGTTGGAGAAGCCCCACTAATACGATCTAAACAATTGTGTGATGAACTAAATCTTATTGCAAGTCGGATCCCAGAATTGAAGGCACTTATTATCTTGTCACGTTTTGAAGGAGGAATTAATATCTCAAAAATTGCCAGCGAATGTGGGATTGGGCGCGCAACCTTCTATAGGAAATTCATCAGTGGAAAGCCAGGTAAGCCACCTGAATTTCGAGGCCTTGTGGACGTGGTAGATAAGAAGGTCATGCTCTCTCCAAAATTAGCGACTTTTAAGGAGTTTATTCGGCGTTTTAGTAAGGCCAATAACTCGGAGCTTCGAAGGTGA
- a CDS encoding DUF359 domain-containing protein produces MTYKTLKLPSELRSILKRPIGRLLRGSPLQNASKLKKIISREEPTAVIAVGDSTARNLLAAEIPVNLFIIDCKIMRKPVEPFTLKNAVTIQAKNPPGMITAEAWKAIANAVNSTNKVIINVDGEEDLLTLTAILCAPNNAFVVYGQPHKGLVIVKTTSWKKRQVARIINLMTSQ; encoded by the coding sequence GTGACCTATAAAACCCTCAAACTCCCCTCAGAACTTAGGTCAATTTTAAAACGTCCCATTGGCAGACTTCTAAGAGGGTCGCCCCTACAAAATGCAAGTAAACTGAAAAAGATAATCAGCCGAGAAGAACCAACCGCGGTCATAGCTGTCGGCGATTCCACCGCAAGGAATCTTTTAGCTGCGGAGATTCCTGTAAATCTATTTATAATCGATTGTAAAATAATGAGAAAACCGGTTGAGCCTTTTACTTTAAAAAATGCTGTAACAATTCAAGCGAAGAACCCCCCTGGTATGATTACTGCAGAGGCTTGGAAAGCGATTGCTAACGCAGTTAACTCTACCAACAAAGTGATAATTAATGTCGATGGCGAAGAAGATCTCTTAACATTAACTGCGATCCTATGTGCTCCAAACAATGCATTTGTTGTTTATGGGCAACCGCACAAAGGTCTTGTAATTGTAAAAACCACCAGCTGGAAGAAGCGACAAGTCGCTCGTATCATCAACCTTATGACGAGTCAGTGA